The Streptomyces tubercidicus DNA segment AAGTCGGCGCCACCCTTGCCCGCACGGTCTCCCTCACCGGCTTCTCCCAGGGCGGACAGGTCGCCATGGCGCTGGGCCGCGAGCTGGACCGCGGAGCCGATCGCCGGTTCCGCCTCGGGATACTCGCTCCGGTCGGCGGGCCGTATGACCTCGACGGCGCGGAACTCCCCGGTATGTTCGACGGCCGCATCGACCCTCGCGCCGCCGTCTTCTACCTCTCCTTCTTCCTCACCGCCCAGAACCGTCTGCACCCGCTCTACCACCACCCCGCCGAAGTGTTCCGCGCCCCCTACGCCGACTGGGTCGAGGACCTCTTCGACAGCGACCACTCGGCAGAAGAGACCGCCGGAAAGCTGCCCGAACGCATCGAAGACCTGCTGACGGACACCTGGTACCGAAAGCTCCGGCACCCTTCCGGGGCCCTGCTGGAAGTGCTCCGCGCCAACGACCGCACCTGTGACTGGAAGCCGGGCCGAGGCGTGCGAATAACCCTCTACTCCGCCACCGGCGACCGGGACGTCCCGATAGCCAACACCAGCAGCTGCGCGCGGAAGTTGGCGAGCCATGGCGTGAGGGCCACGGTGGTCGACCAGGGGGCTGACGCCGACCACCACGCATCATTCCTGCGGTCGGAGCCGTCCATCGCCCGTGCGCTGCCGGTCGCCCGCTGATACGGGTCCGGGGGGAGGCGCCAGGAGCCTCGGGGCGTCCGGTGATGTGGCCGACGGTTACCGCCCGGCAGGGGCAGGGCAAGGACAGAGGTCACGTCACCGAGCGGGGGTCCCCCGGGGTGGATCGGGAGCGAAGGAGGTGGGGACATCGAAGGCCGCGCGGCGGGTGGCACGGCGTAGGGCCCTGAGGACGGTGCCCCCGAGTGTGCAGGTGAGGATCACGGTGACCACGGCCCGGGGCAGGTCCCAACCGAGGGAGGTGGCAAGGCAGTAGGCGAGATAGCGGGCGAGGTTCTGGTCGAGCGGGTCGCCGGGGACGAAGGAGACGCCGGAGGCCAGACCGCCGATATAGGGCCAGCCTTGAAGGTTCATGACCAGGCCGTAGAGGACGGCGGCGACAGCACCGTAGGCGGCGAGCACAGCGAGTTCACCCCGGCCGCGCAGCCGGTCGGGCCCCGGCAGCAGGCCGGCGCCCATCGATACCCACCCCATCGTCAGCATCTGGAACGGCATCCAGGGGCCGACACCGCCGGTCAGCAGCGCCGACGCGAACATCGCGACGGAACCGAGTACGAACCCGAACCCGGGCCCGAGCACCCGCCCCGACAACACCATCAGGAAGAACATCGGCTCGATGCCGGCCGTCCCCGCGCCCAGCGGGCGCATCGCGGCCCCGGCCGCGGCCAGTACACCGAGCATGGCGATGGCCTTGGCGTCCAGCCCGGTGTCCGCGATCGTCGCCACGACCACGGCGAGCAGCATCGGCAGCAGCGCGGCGAACAGCCAGGGCGCGTCCTTGGAATGGGCGAGCCCGGAGGCGGAGTCGGCGAGCAGCGGCCAGCCGAAAGCCATCACACCGATGGCCGAGATCAGGGCCAGCGCGGCGATGGAGCGGGGACCGAGCCGAACGGCACGGGCCTGGCGGCCGGGGCTGGAGCGGGGCCCGGCGGCTGGCCGCCCAGGGTCGGATCCGGAGCCGGAGCCGGAGCCGGAGCCGGGGCCGGGGTCGCTGGAGCCGGAAACAGGCCCGAGGTCCTCCGGGCGGGGTGGGGGCACGGTCATGCGAGGGCCTCCAGGGCGCGGGCCACCTGGGGAACCGTCAGCCAGGGCAGCGGGGCGAGGACCTTGGCGACCTGCGGCGCGAAGGAAGGAGAAGAGACCACGACCTCGTCGGTGGGACCGTCGGCGACGATCTCGCCGTCGGCGAGGATGACGACACGGTGTGCCAGTTCAGCGGCGAGTTCCACGTCATGGGTGGCCAGCACGATGGCGTGGCCCTCGGCGGCCAGGGTGCGCAGCACCTCGATCAGACGGGCCTTGGCGGCATAGTCCAGGCCGCGGGTGGGCTCGTCGAGAAGGAGCAGCGGTGGACGGGCGGTCAGCACCACCGCGAGGGCAAGGGCGAGCCGTTGGCCCTCGGACAGATCACGGGGGTGAACGGATTCCGGGACATCCGGCAGCAGCCGGGCGACCAGATCCCGGCAGCTGCCCGCGGGGGCGCCCGCGTCCTCGTCGGCCGCGGTGCACTCGGCGGCGACGGTATCCGCGTAGAGGAGGTCACGAGGTTCCTGGGGGACCAGGCCGACATGCCGTAGGAGGGCCCGGGGGCTGGTGCGGTGCGGGACGGCGTCGCCGACCCGCACGGTGCCGGACGACGGCTGGTGCATACCGACGAGGGTGGTGAGCAGAGTGGACTTCCCCGCACCGTTACGCCCCATCAGAGCGATCGTCTCGCCGGCCCGCACGGTCAGATCCACCCCGTGCAGCACCTCGGTCCGCCCTCGCAGCACCCCGAGCCCCGAGACCTCCGCGGCAGCGTCCGACGCCGCCGAGGCGCCTGCCTCGCTGCTCCCCGCGCTCCTCGCCGGGACGTGCGGCGAGACCCCCGTCAGCTGCTCGCGCAGCGGGGCGGCCTTGCGGCGGGCGTCGCGGACGGAGAGGGGGAGCGGTGACCAGTGGGCGAGGCGGCCGAGGGCCACGACCGGGGGGTGGACGGGAGAGACGGCCATGATGTCGGCGGGGGTGCCCATGACCGGGGGCGCGCCCGGAGAGGGAAGGAGGATGACCTGGTCGGCGTACTGGACCACGCGCTCCAGGCGGTGTTCGGCCAGCAGGACCGTCGTACCGAGGTCATGGACCAGCCGTTGGAGGACGGACAGCACCTCCTCGGCGGCGGCGGGGTCGAGCGCGGAGGTCGGCTCGTCGAGGACCAGGACCTTGGGGTGGGTGGTGAGGACCGACCCGATCGCCACCCGCTGCATCTGTCCGCCCGAGAGCGTGGTGATCGCGCGGTCGCGCAACTCGGCCAGGCCCAGCAGGTCGAGGGTCTCCTCGACGCGGCGGCGCATCACCTCAGGAGGGAGGCCGAGGGATTCCATGCCGTAGGCGAGTTCGTCCTCGACGGTGTCCGTGACGAAGTGCGCCAGGGGGTCCTGGCCCACGGTGCCGACGACATCAGCCAGTTCACGCGGTTTGTGGGTGCGGGTGTCGCGCCCGTCGACGGTGACCCGGCCGCGCAGGGTGCCGCCGGTGAAGTGCGGGACGAGGCCGCAGACGGCGTTCAGGACGGTGGACTTGCCGACGCCGGAGGGGCCGACCAGGAGACACAGTTCGCCCTCGGGGACGGTCAGGTCGACGCCCTGGACGGCGGGCGCCGCGGCATCGCCGTAAGTGACCGAGACCTGCTCGAACCGGATCACGGGGTGGGCTCCTTCGTCAGCACATCGACATCAGTGGCGCGGCGACGCCCACGGGAGGAGGCACCACGGGAGGCTCGGGACGCGACACGGTCCGCGCCCGGCGGGAGCGGGGCGACGAACGCGGGCAGCAGTCCCACGAGAACGGAAACGGCCGGCCAGAGGGGGAGAACGGGGGTGGTGAGCGGGACGGCGGGCGGGTGCAGCGCGGTCGGCGCGTAGTCGTTCGCCCAGATCATCAGGGCGGCGACGGCGATGCCGGAGCCCGCGACCAGCCAGGCGCGAGCGCCCCACCGCTCGGGCCGGTAGCGGCTGCGCACCGACCGGCGGCCACCGAGCCACAGCCCGGCGAGCGCCGCCGCCAGCCCGGCGAGCAGCAGCGGCAGCCCGTAGCCGCCTCCGGTGTCCCCCAGCAGTCCATAGGTTCCCGCGCAGACACCGAGCAGCCCGCCGAGGGTGAGGACGGAGGTGGTATGGCGTACGGCAGGCGGGACTTGGGCGCTGCGGCCGTAACCGCGCGCGTCCATGGCGGCGGCCAGCGCCACCGAACGCTCCAGCGCGCCCTCCAGTACCGGCAGTCCGACCTGGAGCAGCGCCTTGAACCCGCGGTCGGGACGCCCGCGCAGCCGGCGGGCGGCGCGCAGCCGCTGGACATCGGCGACCAGGTTCGGTGCGAAGGTCATGGCGACGACGACCGCGACGCCCGCCTCGTAGAGCGCACCGGGCAGGGACTTCAACAGCCGGGCCGGGTTGGCGAGCGCATTGGCGGCGCCCACGCAGATGAGGAGAGTGGCCAGTTTCAGCCCGTCGTACAAAGCGAAGACCATGCCCTCGGCCGTGACCCGGCCGCCGATCCGGACGCCCTTCGCCCAGTCCGGCAGCGGCACTTCGGGCAGCGTGACGAGGGTGTGCGTACCGGGGATCGGCGAGCCCAGGAAGAAGGCGAAGAGCAACCGGATGGCGATCACGACCAGCCCGAGCTTGACGAACGCCCCGTACGAGCGGGCCCAGGGCGCGTCCGTGCGACGCGCCGCGACGACATACCCGGCCACGCCCACCAGCAGTCCCAGCAGCAGTGGATCAGTGGTGCGGGAGGCGGCGGTGGCCAGGCCCAGCGCCCACAGCCACCAGGCGCCGGCGTGCAGCGCGGTGGTACGGGTCGCCTGCGGGGCGCTCATCCGCGTCGGCGGCGTGCCTGCCACACCGCTGCCGCACCCAGGACGACGACGGCCGCGACCCCGCCGAGCAGCCCGGCGGACGGCCCGCCGTCACCGCTCCCGTCGCCTCCGCCGGCACGGCCCTCCGCCGCCCCTGTGGACGGTGCGGCGTCGGCCCCGGACCCTTTCGACTCCGACCCGTCCTTCGATCCCTTCTCCGACCCGTTCACCGACTCCGCGCACCCCGCCTTCGGATAGCCGGCGATGCCACACAGCAAGGCGTTGGCGTCATAGCGCAGCGGCCGGGCGACCGCCGCCAACGCCTCGCCCGCCGACGCGTCCTCGGACACCTGGGCACACTCCGTCCTGGCCTTCGGCGGCCGCTCGCCGCCGGGCGCGTCCGCCGCCGTGCCGAAGTCCAGGACGATGCCGATCCGCTTGCGGCCCTCCTTGGCGGGGGTGTCACCGCAGATCGCGTCGAAGCCGGCGGCCGTGCGCGGCTTGCCGGCCGCGGCGGAATCGGCGCCGACGGTGAAGCGGAAGCCCGCGACCGCACCATCGGCCGGCCGCTGGGTGGCCGGCCCCTCGGTGGCGTACGTCCAGGTGCCGCCCTTGCCGTCCCAGAACGACCAGTAGCGGTACTCCTGCGCCTGGGCGGGCCCGGCGGCCAGGCCGGTGACCGTACCGGCCAGCAGCACGGCGCCGGCGATCCTGGTACCCCGCATCAGAGCTGGTTCTTCTTACGGCTGCTCAGCAGGAACCCGATACCGGCGCCGATGGCGAGGCCGACGCCGATGACCCACCACAGCCCGATCCCGCCGCCGTCCTTGGCGGCGTCTTCGCTGTCCTTCTTCTGGGCGGCGGCCGGCTTGGGGCCGGTGGCGTTGAGCTTGGCCACCAGGTCGGTGCCTCCGAAGGAGCGCGGGTCGGTGCCGGTGGCGTGCGCGGCCAGCACCAGCTGGGCGTACGCGGCGGGCCCGCTCTGCTTGGCCCAGTCCGCCGCGTTCTTCTCCAGCCACTTCAGCGGCTTCGCGGCGGCGGCACCGTGCCCACCGGCCGCCAGCGCCACCACGGCATCGGCGGTGTTGCCGACATCGGGCTGCTTCTCGGCGCCCGGCATCGCGGAGAGCAGATGCTGCCCGTTCTTGTCGAGCTGCGCGACGAGGTAGGCGTCGCCGCCCGCCGCGGCCCGCCCCGGCTCGCCGCTCTTCTCGCCCTCGCCGTCCTTGCAGGTCAGCGGCTTGACAGGAGTGTTTGCCCGTTCGCCTGCGGGGGCGACGACAAAGCCCTTGCCGAGCGCTCCGGTCGCGGCGGCCGCGGTGGCGTCGGCGTTCGGGGCGGCGCCCTTGAGCTGGAAGGTGAACGCACCGCGCTCGCCCTCCTTCGCGTCGCAGCCCAGCTGGAAGGTGAGCAGCCCGTCGTAGGGGGTCTTGCCGCCCTTCTTCGAGGTCACGGACCGCGGCTTCTCGCCCGCCGCCGCGAGGGCGCCGATCACCACGGACGTGGAGTTGGCGTCGCTGGCCGAACCGGGCATCGAGCTCCAGCCGCCATCGTCGTTCTGCACCGATTTCAGCCAGCCCACGGCCTTCTGCACGGCGTCGCCGTGCCCGCCGAGCGCGGCCAGCGCCTGCACCGCGGCGGCCGTCTGGTTGGTGTCCCGCATCGTCTTGGCGTCACAGGTCTTGCCGGGCTCGGCGCGGAAGGCGGTGAACGAGCCGTCGGCGCACTGCTGCCCGGCCAGCCAGTGCACGGCCGACGCCGCGGGCCGCACCCCCACCGTGTCCTGCGCCAGCAGCGCGAGCGACTGCCGCCACACCCCGTCGAACTTCGGGTCCGTGGTGCCGTACAGGCCGTCCGGCAGCTTCTTGGGGGACGCGGACGGGGCGTCGGCGTACGCGGCCGGGGCAGCGGCCGCACCCAGCACCACCGCTGCTGCCAGCGCCGTGGCAGCGCGGCGCGCCAGGTAGGCGGCGGGATGCGTCAGGGGGGCCTGCTGAGCCATGGAAGCCATGGGGGCCATCGGGGCGGTGCCTCTCGGGTCGGGTCGCGGCGATGTACGCAGCCGCGCTCGGCCGACCACCCGCACCGATCCCCTCGGATCGCGACGCGGTGGCACCGGGCTCAGCTCCGTATACCTCGACGGTGCCGCGCACCGGCTGTCCCTGTGGCGGACGGTTCCGGTGGCGGGAGCCTTGGTCGTGCCCCCTCGGGTGCTCCGGCTCGTACGGCCGTCCCTGCCGGGCCAGCCGGCGTGCCAGGGTCGGGCCGTCCTCACGGTTGCGGGTCAGCGCCGGAATTCCACCGGCTTCCCCCGATCGGGTACGGATGAAGTTGTCCCGCACACCTTAACGGCAGCCGGTGCGGGCGCTCGCTCGCGTGTACGAGGCGACGGGATCGGGCGTCAGCCGGGCGCGAGTCGGGTGCCAGGCGGCTCACACCGCCTGATACCGCACCGGATCCGAGCCCGGTACCCGCTCCGCGCGCCCCTGCTTCACCAGACGGCGCAGATGGGCCTCGGCCTCCGAGATGGCGATATTGCGGGAGCCGTAGGGGATCTGCTCCCAGGGACGGTTCCACTCCATGGCCGTGGCGAGCTGCCACACCGTGCGCGGTTCCTGGAGAAGGACTCTCAGCCGGGCCAGCCGCTCCTCGTGGTGGGCGATGAGCGCCCGCACCCGGCCGCCGGCGTCCGTGAAGGCGTGCTGATGGGCGGGCAGCACCTCGGCGGGGGCGAGCCGGCCGACGCGTTCGAGGGAGTCGAGGTAGTCGCCCAGCGGGTCCTCCGCCGAGCTGTCCAGGTCGTGCGGGCCGGGAGGGCGCGCCTCGCCGTCCGGGGCCTCGTACAGGCCGATGTGCGGGGTGATGCCGGGCAGGAGGTGATCGCCGGAGAACAGCCGGCCGAAGCCAGGGGCCGGCGCCGAGGGGTGTGCCTCCTCCAGGTGGAGGCACACATGCCCGGGGGTGTGACCGGGCGTCCAGATGGCGCGCACCCGGCGCCCCGGCAGATCGAGCAGTTCGCCGGGGCCGATACCGCGGTCCGGCAGCGCGGCCCGTCGGCCGGGCAGTTTCCGGCCGCCCCCTGTGGCGCGTGCCTTCCGCAGGGGCGCCAGATGGTCGTCCGGTGCGCCCGCCGCCGAGAGCTTGGCGAGCAGGTAGTCGAGCCACTGCTCCGGTTCGGCCTCGCGCGTGCGGCGGACCGCCTCGGCGTCGGCGGCGTGCATCGCGATCCAGGCGCCGGAGGCCTCCCGGACCTTGGCGGACAGACCGTGGTGGTCGGGGTGGTGGTGGGTGATCAGGACGCCGTGGAGGTCGGTGACGTCGAATCCGCAGGCGGTGACCCCGGCGACGAGGGCGTCCCAGGAGTCCGGGTCGTCCCAGCCGGTGTCGATGAGCACCGGCCCGCGGTCGGTCTCCAGGAGGTGGACGAGGGTGTGGCCGAGCGGGTTGTCCGGGATGGGGACGGCGATGCTCCACACCCCGCCCTTGTGGTCGGTCACCTGTGTGTTCATCCCGGTCCCCTCTCGGTGTGGCATACACCTGGTACCCGGCCTCACTATAACTAGAACTGGTTTCAATGAGGCTTGAAGTGCCCGTTCGATCGGGGGGAGTTGAGATTCGGCCGACGCCGTGGACTCCTCCAACTAGAACTGGTATCAGTTCTTGATGCGCGACTGGGGCTGATGCCCTGTCAGCACGCACCTCGGTACATCGCCACAGTCACGTCAGACGCACGCACCTCAGTAAGCCCGTCTGATGCACGTCAGTAACGACAGGGAACCGGCACGGACCCCCGGCATCAACAGCGAACCGGCAGGGACCGCCGAACAGGCGGCCAACCCGCAGGAGGCGGCAGCGATGAGCGACCTCGTCGAGCACGGAAAGCTCTACATAGGCGGTGAGTGGGCCGATCCGGCGGGCCGGGACACGATCGAGGTCGTCTCGCCGCACACCGAACAGGTCATCGGCCGGGTGCCGCACGCCTCACGGGACGACGTCGACCGTGCGGTGGCCGCGGCCCGTACGTCCTTCGCGTCCGGGGTGTGGGCGAACGCCCCGCTGGCGGACCGGATCGCGGTCGTGACCCGTATCAAGGACGCCTTCGCGGCCCGCAGCGAGGAGATCGCCAAGGTCATCAGCGCGGAGAACGGCACCCCGTTCACCTCCGGCGTCATGGTGCAGTCGCTGGCCGCGATGCTGGTGTGGGACGCGGCGCTGACCGTGGCCCGCGACTTCCCGTTCGAGGAGCGGCGGGACGGGGTACTGGGGCCGCTGCTGGTGCGGCGGGAGCCGGCCGGGGTGGTCGCGGCCGTGGTGCCGTGGAACGTCCCGCAGTTCACCGCCGCCGCCAAGCTCGCGCCGGCGCTGCTGGCCGGCTGCTCGGTGGTGCTGAAGGTGTCACCGGAGACCCCGCTGGACGCGTATCTTCTCGCGGAGATCGTGACGGAGGCCGGGCTGCCGGAGGGCGTGCTGTCGATCCTCCCGGCGGACCGCGAGGTGAGCGAGTACCTGGTCGGGCACCCGGGCGTGGACAAGGTGTCGTTCACCGGTTCGGTGGCGGCGGGCAAGCGGGTCATGGAGGTCGCGGCCCGCAACCTCAGCCGGGTCACGCTGGAACTCGGTGGCAAGTCCGCCGCGGTGATCCTGCCGGACGCGGATCTGGACGCGGCGGTGGCCGGCATCGTGCCGTTCGCCTGGATGATCAACGGCCAGGCGTGTGTGGCCCAGACGCGGATCCTCGCGCCGCGCAGCCACTACGACGAGATCGCCGAGCGGTTCACCGCGGCGGCCTCGGCGCTCACCGTTGGCGACCCGCTGGATCCGGCCACCGAAGTCGGCCCGCTGGTGGCCCGTCGTCAGCAGCAGCGCTCACTGGACTACATCGCGCTCGGACAGCAGGAGGGGGCCAAGGTGCTGACCGGCGGCGGCCGCCCCAAGGGGCAGACCACGGGCTGGTACGTCGAGCCGACCCTCTTCGGCGAGGTCGCCAACTCCATGCGGATCGCCCGTGAGGAGATCTTCGGCCCGGTCATCTGTCTGCTGCCGTACGACGATGAGGCGGAGGCGGTACGGATCGCCAACGACTCCGACTACGGGCTCTCCGGCTCGGTGTGGACGGCCGATGTCGACCACGGCATCGAGATCGCGCGGCAGGTGCGCACCGGTACGTACTCCGTGAACACCTTCAGCATCGACATGCTCGGCCCGTTCGGCGGCTACAAGAACTCCGGCATCGGGCGGGAGTTCGGGCCCGAGGGCTTCGGCGAATATCTGGAGCACAAGATGATCCATCTCCCGGCGGGTGCCTGATGGGGGACCGCTGGCAGGTGGTCGTGGACCGGAGCGTCTGCATCGGGTCGGGGATGTGTGTCGCGGCGTCGCCGGACGGCTTCCGGCTCGACTCGGCCCGGCAGTCGCATCCGGTGGCGCCGGAGACCGACGCCGCGGAGGGAGTCCTGGCCGCGGCCGAGGGGTGCCCCGTGGAGGCGATCACCCTCACCGTGGTTGGCAGCGGCGAGGCGGTGTTCCCACCGGAGGAGTGAGCGACGGCCGCACGGCGGGGAGCAGGCGGCCGGTCGCACGGCGGAGGAGCAGGCGGCCCCGGGGCGCGGGGCGGGAGCACCGTCGCGGCGGGGGAGCCGCGTCGCGTGGAGACCTTAGGGGGCGGGGGAGGGTGTCCCGTAGGGGGGCGGTGGACCCCTTGCGGGCCAACTACCCGCGGCGGCAGCCGAGTTAACGCCCACCGCCCGGCGAAGTAATACCGGGCGGAAGTGAGAGCGGTCGGAAGCGACGACGGGCGGAAGGGACGCCGGACGGAAGGGACGCCGGACGGAAGCGATGCCGGGCGGAAGCGACGCCGGGCGGAAGCGATGCCGCACGGAAGCGACGCCAGGCTGAAACGATGCCGGACGGAAGCGTCGCCGGGCGGAAGCGACGCCGGGCTAGCGCCCGCCCTCCGGTGACGTGACGTCGATCAGTCGGCAGACCGTCTCGATGTCTATTTTCACCTGGGCGATCGAGGCGCGGCCGGACAGCCAGGTGATCAGGGCCGAGTGCCAGGTGTGCTCGATGACCCGGACCGCGGAGAGCTGTTCGGGGGTGGCGGGACCGTCCAGCCCCATCGCGTCGAGGATGATCGCGGTGGTCAGCCGGGAGACGGTGTCCACCTCGGGGCTGACGGAGCGGTCCGCGAAGGTCAGTGCGCGCACCATGGCGTCCGCCAGATGCGGCTCGCGCTGGAGCGCGCGGAAGGCCCGCATCAGGGTCTGGGCGACCCGTGCGCCCGGGTCCTGCTCCGACGGCGGGCGTTTGCGCAGCGTTTCGTGCATGTGCTGGAGCTGGTCCTGCATGGTGGCGACCAGCAGATGCACCTTTGAGGGGAAGTAGCGGTAGAGGGTGCCCAGCGCGACGCCCGAGGACTCGGCGACCTCGCGCATCTGTACGGCGTCGAAACCGCCACGGGACGCCAGCTTGGCGCTGGTGTGCAGGATGCGGCGGCGCCGGGCCTCCTGACGCTCGGTCAGGGGTGGACTCGCGGGAAGGGTCGGTCTGGCCGCCTTGGATTCCGTAGTCATATTTCCCATTCCGTGGCATTCCGTCCGCGATGCGGCGAGTGCCGATGGTGTGCTCGGCACAGCATGGCAGGGGGGCGGGTGGTGGCGCGAATCACCTGGTGTGGCTCTTTTCGCTTCGGTCTCGGCCGGTAGATTCGAAGCTCGGTGAACTGATCAGTAGCCAATCAGTTCTGAAACTTGTTCTAGATTACCGCCAGCGGTTACGCTCCGGCGAAAGTCCAGTGAGAAGGGGGCCGAGCGTGACCGCAGAGGCCGTCCAGGCAGCCGCGCTTCGCCCCGCAGAGGCATCCCCGGCCTCAGCCCCGACGAACGGCGAGCGTCCCCTACGGATCGCGATGCTCACGTATAAGGGGAACCCGTTCTGCGGCGGACAGGGCGTCTATGTACGCCACCTCTCGCGCGAACTCGCCCGCCTCGGCCACTCCGTCGAGGTCATCGGCGCCCAGCCCTACCCGGTCGTCGACGACGGGGTGACCCTGACCGAGCTGCCCAGCCTGGACCTCTACCGCCAGCCGGACCCGTTCCGTACCCCCAAGCGCGGCGAGTACCGGGACTGGATCGACGCCCTTGAGGTCGGCACGATGTGGACCGGCGGCTTCCCCGAGCCGCTGACCTTCTCGCTGCGGGCCCGGCGCCACCTCGCCGCCCGCCGCGGCCAGTTCGACGTCGTCCACGACAACCAGACCCTTGGCTACGGCCTGCTCGGCGGCCCCGGCGCCCTCGGCGCCCCCCTGGTCACCACCATCCACCACCCCATCACCGTCGACCGGCGGCTCGACCTGGCGGCCGCCGACAACTGGCGGCGCCGGGCCTCCGTCCGCCGCTGGTACGGCTTCACCCGGATGCAGAAGCGGGTGGCCCGGCGGCTGCCGTCCGTGCTGACCGTCTCCGGCTCCTCCCGCCAGGAGATCGTCGACGACCTGGGGGTGTCCCCCGGCCGGATCCATGTGGTCCATATCGGCGCCGACACCGACCTGTTCTCGCCAGATGCCTCGGTGCCCGAAGTGCCGGGCCGG contains these protein-coding regions:
- a CDS encoding prenyltransferase/squalene oxidase repeat-containing protein gives rise to the protein MAPMASMAQQAPLTHPAAYLARRAATALAAAVVLGAAAAPAAYADAPSASPKKLPDGLYGTTDPKFDGVWRQSLALLAQDTVGVRPAASAVHWLAGQQCADGSFTAFRAEPGKTCDAKTMRDTNQTAAAVQALAALGGHGDAVQKAVGWLKSVQNDDGGWSSMPGSASDANSTSVVIGALAAAGEKPRSVTSKKGGKTPYDGLLTFQLGCDAKEGERGAFTFQLKGAAPNADATAAAATGALGKGFVVAPAGERANTPVKPLTCKDGEGEKSGEPGRAAAGGDAYLVAQLDKNGQHLLSAMPGAEKQPDVGNTADAVVALAAGGHGAAAAKPLKWLEKNAADWAKQSGPAAYAQLVLAAHATGTDPRSFGGTDLVAKLNATGPKPAAAQKKDSEDAAKDGGGIGLWWVIGVGLAIGAGIGFLLSSRKKNQL
- a CDS encoding ECF transporter S component, translating into MTVPPPRPEDLGPVSGSSDPGPGSGSGSGSGSDPGRPAAGPRSSPGRQARAVRLGPRSIAALALISAIGVMAFGWPLLADSASGLAHSKDAPWLFAALLPMLLAVVVATIADTGLDAKAIAMLGVLAAAGAAMRPLGAGTAGIEPMFFLMVLSGRVLGPGFGFVLGSVAMFASALLTGGVGPWMPFQMLTMGWVSMGAGLLPGPDRLRGRGELAVLAAYGAVAAVLYGLVMNLQGWPYIGGLASGVSFVPGDPLDQNLARYLAYCLATSLGWDLPRAVVTVILTCTLGGTVLRALRRATRRAAFDVPTSFAPDPPRGTPAR
- a CDS encoding CbiQ family ECF transporter T component, which produces MSAPQATRTTALHAGAWWLWALGLATAASRTTDPLLLGLLVGVAGYVVAARRTDAPWARSYGAFVKLGLVVIAIRLLFAFFLGSPIPGTHTLVTLPEVPLPDWAKGVRIGGRVTAEGMVFALYDGLKLATLLICVGAANALANPARLLKSLPGALYEAGVAVVVAMTFAPNLVADVQRLRAARRLRGRPDRGFKALLQVGLPVLEGALERSVALAAAMDARGYGRSAQVPPAVRHTTSVLTLGGLLGVCAGTYGLLGDTGGGYGLPLLLAGLAAALAGLWLGGRRSVRSRYRPERWGARAWLVAGSGIAVAALMIWANDYAPTALHPPAVPLTTPVLPLWPAVSVLVGLLPAFVAPLPPGADRVASRASRGASSRGRRRATDVDVLTKEPTP
- a CDS encoding alpha/beta hydrolase family protein; its protein translation is MLAALAAAPAVAAPTPFTAQPAGSGQTVHAAAATHTDHGRGTPLSLTHLGRQSRAEVITQAKKQGLETGTARHGVAAYRLTYRTITPDGRPTTASGLLAVPTGSGSRPLPPVVHTHGTLSYRGYAPSVANGPDRAVSVLYASAGRAAIAPDYLGLGTGPGRHPYMDTRSSVSASLDMLRAAHSAAPEVGATLARTVSLTGFSQGGQVAMALGRELDRGADRRFRLGILAPVGGPYDLDGAELPGMFDGRIDPRAAVFYLSFFLTAQNRLHPLYHHPAEVFRAPYADWVEDLFDSDHSAEETAGKLPERIEDLLTDTWYRKLRHPSGALLEVLRANDRTCDWKPGRGVRITLYSATGDRDVPIANTSSCARKLASHGVRATVVDQGADADHHASFLRSEPSIARALPVAR
- a CDS encoding ferredoxin; amino-acid sequence: MGDRWQVVVDRSVCIGSGMCVAASPDGFRLDSARQSHPVAPETDAAEGVLAAAEGCPVEAITLTVVGSGEAVFPPEE
- a CDS encoding MBL fold metallo-hydrolase, which translates into the protein MNTQVTDHKGGVWSIAVPIPDNPLGHTLVHLLETDRGPVLIDTGWDDPDSWDALVAGVTACGFDVTDLHGVLITHHHPDHHGLSAKVREASGAWIAMHAADAEAVRRTREAEPEQWLDYLLAKLSAAGAPDDHLAPLRKARATGGGRKLPGRRAALPDRGIGPGELLDLPGRRVRAIWTPGHTPGHVCLHLEEAHPSAPAPGFGRLFSGDHLLPGITPHIGLYEAPDGEARPPGPHDLDSSAEDPLGDYLDSLERVGRLAPAEVLPAHQHAFTDAGGRVRALIAHHEERLARLRVLLQEPRTVWQLATAMEWNRPWEQIPYGSRNIAISEAEAHLRRLVKQGRAERVPGSDPVRYQAV
- a CDS encoding ABC transporter ATP-binding protein, giving the protein MIRFEQVSVTYGDAAAPAVQGVDLTVPEGELCLLVGPSGVGKSTVLNAVCGLVPHFTGGTLRGRVTVDGRDTRTHKPRELADVVGTVGQDPLAHFVTDTVEDELAYGMESLGLPPEVMRRRVEETLDLLGLAELRDRAITTLSGGQMQRVAIGSVLTTHPKVLVLDEPTSALDPAAAEEVLSVLQRLVHDLGTTVLLAEHRLERVVQYADQVILLPSPGAPPVMGTPADIMAVSPVHPPVVALGRLAHWSPLPLSVRDARRKAAPLREQLTGVSPHVPARSAGSSEAGASAASDAAAEVSGLGVLRGRTEVLHGVDLTVRAGETIALMGRNGAGKSTLLTTLVGMHQPSSGTVRVGDAVPHRTSPRALLRHVGLVPQEPRDLLYADTVAAECTAADEDAGAPAGSCRDLVARLLPDVPESVHPRDLSEGQRLALALAVVLTARPPLLLLDEPTRGLDYAAKARLIEVLRTLAAEGHAIVLATHDVELAAELAHRVVILADGEIVADGPTDEVVVSSPSFAPQVAKVLAPLPWLTVPQVARALEALA
- a CDS encoding aldehyde dehydrogenase produces the protein MSDLVEHGKLYIGGEWADPAGRDTIEVVSPHTEQVIGRVPHASRDDVDRAVAAARTSFASGVWANAPLADRIAVVTRIKDAFAARSEEIAKVISAENGTPFTSGVMVQSLAAMLVWDAALTVARDFPFEERRDGVLGPLLVRREPAGVVAAVVPWNVPQFTAAAKLAPALLAGCSVVLKVSPETPLDAYLLAEIVTEAGLPEGVLSILPADREVSEYLVGHPGVDKVSFTGSVAAGKRVMEVAARNLSRVTLELGGKSAAVILPDADLDAAVAGIVPFAWMINGQACVAQTRILAPRSHYDEIAERFTAAASALTVGDPLDPATEVGPLVARRQQQRSLDYIALGQQEGAKVLTGGGRPKGQTTGWYVEPTLFGEVANSMRIAREEIFGPVICLLPYDDEAEAVRIANDSDYGLSGSVWTADVDHGIEIARQVRTGTYSVNTFSIDMLGPFGGYKNSGIGREFGPEGFGEYLEHKMIHLPAGA
- a CDS encoding SCO2322 family protein; the encoded protein is MRGTRIAGAVLLAGTVTGLAAGPAQAQEYRYWSFWDGKGGTWTYATEGPATQRPADGAVAGFRFTVGADSAAAGKPRTAAGFDAICGDTPAKEGRKRIGIVLDFGTAADAPGGERPPKARTECAQVSEDASAGEALAAVARPLRYDANALLCGIAGYPKAGCAESVNGSEKGSKDGSESKGSGADAAPSTGAAEGRAGGGDGSGDGGPSAGLLGGVAAVVVLGAAAVWQARRRRG